In Thermus hydrothermalis, a single genomic region encodes these proteins:
- a CDS encoding acetoin utilization protein AcuC encodes MVIYRDEYRLYNFGPDHPFSPVRLEMLTSLLQALGAWRAPHLPPEATREEVLAVHSERLVKRVEAASLGERVPDLEHYGLGTGDTPVFPGMDRAARILVGGTLEGARRILAGEKRVLQLGGGLHHAQYDRASGFCVYNDLSVAIRHLTRAGLRVAYLDIDVHHGDGVQWIHYEEKEVLTLSLHESGRYLFPGTGHVHELGRGEGVGRKLNLPLEPFTEDASYLEVFEALVPWALRAFRPDVLVVQAGADAHYLDPLADLLLTTRAYERLFRLILEYAEAYAGGRVLFTLGGGYSLDGAVRVWTLLYHVFHGLPLPERLPEGWLRAWEARLGRPLTPTLHDPEEPYPEIPRRLEIEKRNRLTLSRLTELVSPYLLD; translated from the coding sequence GCTTGGAGATGCTCACCTCCCTTCTCCAGGCCCTGGGGGCTTGGCGGGCGCCCCACCTTCCCCCGGAGGCTACCCGGGAGGAGGTGCTTGCCGTCCACTCCGAGCGCCTGGTGAAGCGGGTGGAGGCGGCAAGCCTTGGGGAGAGGGTGCCGGACCTGGAACACTACGGCCTGGGCACGGGGGACACCCCCGTCTTCCCGGGCATGGACCGGGCGGCCCGCATCCTGGTGGGGGGGACCCTCGAGGGGGCGAGGCGGATCCTTGCCGGGGAGAAGCGGGTGTTGCAACTGGGTGGGGGCCTGCACCACGCCCAGTACGACCGGGCCTCGGGGTTTTGCGTGTACAACGACCTTTCCGTGGCCATCCGCCACCTGACCCGGGCCGGGCTTCGGGTGGCCTACCTGGACATTGACGTCCACCACGGGGACGGGGTGCAGTGGATCCACTACGAGGAGAAGGAGGTCCTCACCCTAAGCCTCCACGAGTCGGGCCGCTACCTCTTCCCGGGCACCGGGCACGTGCACGAGCTGGGCCGGGGGGAGGGGGTGGGGAGGAAGCTGAACCTCCCCCTGGAGCCTTTCACCGAGGACGCAAGCTACCTGGAGGTCTTTGAAGCCTTGGTGCCTTGGGCCCTAAGGGCTTTCCGGCCCGATGTGCTCGTGGTGCAGGCGGGGGCGGACGCCCACTATTTGGACCCCTTGGCGGACCTCCTCCTCACCACCCGGGCCTACGAGAGGCTTTTCCGCCTCATCCTGGAGTACGCCGAGGCCTATGCGGGGGGGCGGGTCCTCTTCACCCTGGGGGGCGGGTATAGCCTGGACGGGGCGGTGCGGGTCTGGACCCTCCTTTACCACGTCTTCCACGGCCTGCCCTTGCCCGAGCGCCTCCCGGAGGGGTGGCTTAGGGCTTGGGAGGCAAGGCTTGGGCGGCCCCTTACCCCCACCCTCCACGACCCAGAGGAGCCCTACCCCGAAATCCCCAGGCGGCTGGAGATAGAAAAGCGGAACCGGCTTACCCTAAGCCGGCTCACAGAGCTCGTCTCCCCCTACCTGCTAGACTAG